The proteins below come from a single Plantactinospora sp. KBS50 genomic window:
- a CDS encoding glycoside hydrolase family 3 protein — translation MRSRFRTHRSRGLAALVGIGALVTSITPAQAAPAAGGQTVTVGAERAGYPTAEGSRAELGIVLSTSDGRPLASTTRVRWHTGTGTATPGTDYRPDSGVLTFAAGTASGAVTRIGVDTLTDRAGETAETVPVVLTADPGVRVDRAPTVLVNANGLPYLDSRRPVDRRVEDLLRRMTLTEKIGQMTQAERAAVDADPSLVAQWQLGSVLSGGGSTPASNTPAAWVEMVNRFQEQALSTRLQIPMIYGIDAVHGHGNVYGATVFPQNVGLGSTRNPGLIEQIGHATAAEVRATGIPWDFAPCICVSRDERWGRSYESFSEDPALVVRMTSIIDGLQGARPDQLDDPDRVLATAKHFAGDGDTRYDTAIAQDNEGKEWYDQKYPIDQGVTVTNRADFARIDLAPYVAAVRRHDVGSVMPSFSSVDWTEDGVGNPTKMHANRELITDVLKGQIGFDGFLISDWEGIHQIPDPTEPDNAGLTAYKVRVGVNAGTDMFMEPNTAKEFEDLLLAEVQAGRVSQARIDDAVRRILRKKMQLGLFEHPYASADNVDQVGSPAHRALAREAVAQSQVLLKNSHGLLPLRRDARLYVAGRNADDMGNQAGGWTISWQGDSGQDAIPGTSILEGIREVAPRATVTYSADASAPTAGADVGVVVVGETPYAEGYGDVGGPECGWCTEPQQEEKSLSLQPADRAVVDKVCPAIARCVVLVVSGRPQVLGDQLGEIDALVASWLPGSEGAGVADVLFGRRPFTGRLSVTWPRDAGQVPINVGDRHYRPQYPYGWGLRTGSGRDRLAQAVRDARSDSRDPAVRTALRRLTGALDRDGWNTAGTPSAAALRSLGAAVSDLRSAGSAGDGLVEAIVSVARDRAQAAVVAGSASADAAGLIADADHALSSGDPVRAFTLLQRVSS, via the coding sequence ATGCGATCACGCTTCCGGACGCACCGGAGCCGTGGGCTCGCCGCGCTGGTCGGCATCGGCGCCCTGGTCACCTCGATCACCCCCGCCCAGGCCGCGCCGGCCGCGGGCGGTCAGACCGTCACCGTCGGCGCCGAGCGCGCCGGATACCCCACCGCCGAGGGGTCCCGGGCCGAGCTGGGCATCGTGCTGTCCACCTCGGACGGACGGCCGCTGGCCAGCACCACCCGGGTGCGCTGGCACACCGGCACCGGCACGGCCACCCCGGGCACCGACTACCGGCCCGACTCCGGGGTGCTGACCTTCGCCGCCGGCACCGCGTCCGGCGCCGTCACCCGGATCGGCGTCGACACCCTCACCGACCGCGCGGGGGAGACCGCCGAGACGGTGCCGGTGGTGCTCACCGCCGACCCCGGGGTACGCGTGGACCGGGCGCCGACCGTCCTGGTCAACGCCAACGGCCTGCCGTACCTCGACTCCCGGCGCCCGGTCGACAGGCGGGTCGAGGACCTGCTGCGGCGGATGACGCTGACCGAGAAGATCGGTCAGATGACCCAGGCCGAGCGGGCGGCGGTGGACGCCGACCCCTCGCTGGTCGCCCAGTGGCAGCTCGGATCGGTGCTGTCCGGCGGCGGGTCGACGCCGGCGAGCAACACCCCGGCCGCCTGGGTCGAGATGGTCAACCGGTTCCAGGAGCAGGCGCTGAGCACCCGGCTCCAGATCCCGATGATCTACGGCATCGACGCGGTACACGGGCACGGCAACGTCTACGGCGCCACCGTCTTCCCGCAGAACGTCGGGCTCGGTTCGACCCGCAACCCCGGGCTGATCGAGCAGATCGGGCACGCCACCGCCGCCGAGGTCCGGGCCACCGGCATCCCGTGGGACTTCGCGCCCTGCATCTGCGTCTCCCGGGACGAGCGGTGGGGCCGCAGCTACGAGAGCTTCAGCGAGGACCCGGCGCTGGTGGTGCGGATGACAAGCATCATCGACGGGCTCCAGGGCGCCCGGCCCGACCAGCTCGACGACCCGGACCGGGTGCTGGCCACCGCCAAGCACTTCGCCGGGGACGGCGACACCCGGTACGACACGGCGATCGCGCAGGACAACGAGGGCAAGGAGTGGTACGACCAGAAGTACCCGATCGACCAGGGCGTCACGGTCACCAACCGGGCCGACTTCGCCCGGATCGACCTGGCCCCGTACGTCGCCGCGGTGCGCCGGCACGACGTGGGCAGCGTGATGCCGTCCTTCTCCAGCGTGGACTGGACCGAGGACGGGGTAGGCAATCCCACCAAGATGCACGCCAACCGTGAACTGATCACCGACGTGCTGAAGGGGCAGATCGGGTTCGACGGCTTCCTCATCTCCGACTGGGAGGGCATCCACCAGATTCCCGACCCGACCGAGCCGGACAACGCCGGGCTGACCGCGTACAAGGTGCGGGTCGGGGTGAACGCCGGCACCGACATGTTCATGGAACCCAACACCGCAAAGGAGTTCGAGGACCTGCTGCTGGCCGAGGTGCAGGCCGGGCGGGTGAGCCAGGCCCGGATCGACGACGCGGTCCGCCGGATCCTGCGCAAGAAGATGCAGCTCGGCCTCTTCGAGCACCCGTACGCCTCGGCGGACAACGTGGACCAGGTGGGCAGCCCGGCGCACCGCGCGCTGGCCCGGGAGGCCGTCGCGCAGTCCCAGGTGCTGCTGAAGAACAGCCACGGGCTGCTGCCGCTGCGCCGCGACGCCAGGCTCTACGTCGCCGGTCGCAACGCCGACGACATGGGCAACCAGGCCGGCGGCTGGACCATCAGCTGGCAGGGCGATTCGGGGCAGGACGCGATCCCGGGCACCTCGATCCTGGAGGGCATCCGCGAGGTCGCGCCGCGGGCCACGGTGACCTACAGCGCCGACGCCTCGGCGCCGACCGCGGGCGCCGACGTCGGCGTCGTGGTGGTGGGCGAGACGCCGTACGCCGAGGGCTACGGCGATGTCGGCGGCCCGGAGTGCGGCTGGTGCACCGAGCCGCAGCAGGAGGAGAAGTCGCTGAGCCTCCAGCCGGCCGACCGCGCCGTGGTGGACAAGGTCTGCCCGGCCATCGCCCGGTGCGTGGTGCTGGTGGTGTCCGGCCGGCCACAGGTGCTCGGCGACCAGCTCGGCGAGATCGACGCGCTGGTGGCGTCCTGGCTGCCGGGCAGCGAGGGAGCCGGGGTGGCGGACGTGCTGTTCGGCCGCCGGCCGTTCACCGGCCGGCTGTCGGTGACCTGGCCACGGGACGCCGGACAGGTGCCGATCAACGTGGGTGACCGGCACTACCGTCCGCAGTACCCGTACGGCTGGGGGCTGCGTACCGGCTCCGGCCGGGACCGGCTGGCGCAGGCCGTCCGGGACGCGCGGAGCGACTCGCGGGACCCGGCGGTCCGCACCGCGCTGCGGCGGCTGACCGGGGCGCTCGACCGGGACGGCTGGAACACCGCCGGTACGCCGTCGGCCGCCGCGCTGCGGTCGTTGGGCGCGGCGGTGTCCGACCTGCGTTCGGCGGGCAGCGCGGGGGACGGCCTGGTCGAGGCGATCGTCTCGGTGGCCCGGGACCGTGCCCAGGCGGCGGTGGTCGCCGGGTCGGCGTCGGCGGACGCGGCGGGCCTGATCGCCGACGCGGACCACGCGCTCTCCTCCGGCGACCCGGTGCGGGCGTTCACACTGCTACAACGGGTGTCGTCCTGA
- a CDS encoding acyltransferase translates to MGSTTSAGRLPSLTGLRWVGAMLVFGFHVGTMHVIADPGIRSVTDRVFTLGLSGVQFFFILSGFVLVWSARPGERWRTFWQRRFAKIYPNHVLMWAVVLLAGLYLGHTHELRVALTNLLLLQTWTPTAGWFYSINTVSWSLSCEMFFYLCLPLVLPLVRRVRVGVLYGVVIAVPLLILSLWPAQHLVPEADRWWFTQIFPPVRSLEFWLGVAAGELMVRGRWRGPGLWTSTAIFVATWAVATLWVPAQLWTTLLAGAYILVIAAAADADITGRWSPWRSRPMRWLGEVSFAYYLVHVFVVTTVLTQLGRPRGFPGWWGPLAAIGFLLLNLALAALLHRFVETPMMRLLRPRRSAGGSPPPPGPPSPPGPPGPPNPAGSPNPAGSPNPAGSPNPAGPPGPAGRSGVPGPRPAPPGGKPQPTPERPAAAPVPAR, encoded by the coding sequence ATGGGCTCGACTACCTCCGCCGGCCGGCTGCCCTCGCTCACCGGACTGCGCTGGGTCGGTGCGATGCTGGTCTTCGGATTCCACGTCGGAACCATGCACGTGATCGCCGACCCGGGCATCAGGTCGGTGACCGACCGCGTCTTCACGCTCGGCCTCTCCGGGGTCCAGTTCTTCTTCATCCTCAGCGGCTTCGTGCTGGTCTGGTCGGCCCGGCCGGGTGAGCGCTGGCGGACCTTCTGGCAGCGCCGGTTCGCCAAGATCTACCCGAACCACGTGCTGATGTGGGCGGTGGTGCTGCTGGCCGGGCTCTACCTCGGCCACACGCACGAACTGCGGGTGGCGCTGACAAACCTGCTGCTGTTGCAGACCTGGACCCCCACGGCGGGCTGGTTCTACAGCATCAACACGGTCAGCTGGTCGCTGAGCTGCGAGATGTTCTTCTACCTCTGCCTGCCCCTGGTGCTGCCGCTGGTGCGCCGGGTGCGGGTGGGGGTGCTGTACGGCGTCGTCATCGCCGTACCGTTGCTGATCCTGTCGCTCTGGCCGGCGCAGCACCTGGTGCCCGAGGCGGACCGCTGGTGGTTCACCCAGATCTTCCCGCCGGTGCGGTCGCTGGAGTTCTGGCTCGGGGTGGCCGCGGGCGAGCTGATGGTCCGCGGCCGGTGGCGCGGCCCGGGACTGTGGACCTCCACCGCGATCTTCGTGGCGACCTGGGCCGTGGCGACGCTGTGGGTGCCGGCCCAGCTCTGGACGACCCTGCTGGCCGGGGCGTACATCCTGGTCATCGCGGCGGCGGCGGACGCGGACATCACCGGGCGGTGGTCCCCGTGGCGGTCCCGGCCGATGCGCTGGCTCGGCGAGGTGTCCTTCGCCTACTACCTGGTGCACGTCTTCGTGGTGACCACCGTGCTCACCCAGCTCGGCCGGCCGCGTGGCTTCCCCGGCTGGTGGGGTCCGCTGGCCGCGATCGGCTTCCTGCTGCTCAACCTGGCGCTGGCGGCGCTTCTGCACCGCTTCGTGGAGACCCCCATGATGCGACTGCTGCGACCCCGCCGGTCGGCCGGTGGCTCGCCGCCGCCACCCGGCCCGCCCAGCCCACCCGGCCCGCCCGGACCGCCCAACCCGGCCGGATCGCCCAACCCGGCCGGATCGCCCAACCCGGCCGGATCGCCCAACCCGGCCGGACCGCCCGGACCGGCCGGCCGGTCCGGCGTTCCCGGGCCGCGTCCGGCCCCGCCCGGCGGAAAGCCGCAGCCGACTCCCGAGCGCCCGGCGGCGGCACCGGTACCCGCCCGCTGA
- the glgB gene encoding 1,4-alpha-glucan branching protein GlgB, translating to MDELMAGRTHDPHALLGAHPADGRTVVRTLRRGGADPVLVADGRREPMRRVHPGGVFEAAVPGEVDDYRIEVDGHLHDDPYRFAPTLGDLDLHLIAEGRHERLWEALGARVRTVDGTTGVAFAVWAPNARGVRVVGDFTGWDLYGGWPMRSLGASGVWEVFVPGVTAGARYKFRILGPDGTWREKADPMARRTEIPPATASVVHESRYEWGDADWLARRAGRQAHQEPMSVYEVHLGSWRPGLSYRELAEQLTAYVTELGFTHVEFLPVAEHPFGGSWGYQVTGYYAPTARFGDPDDFRHLVDRLHAAGVGVLLDWVPAHFPRDEWALARFDGTPLYEHADPRLGEHPDWGTYVFDYGRREVRNFLVANALYWCDEFHVDGLRVDAVASMLYLDYSRSEGQWLPNRYGGRENLEAIAFLQETNATVYKHHPGVVMVAEESTAWPGVTRPTSAGGLGFGFKWNMGWMHDTLTYLSKEPVHRQYHHHQLTFSLVYAWSENYVLPISHDEVVHGKGSLAGKMPGDTWQRLANVRVLLALMWAHPGKQLLFMGCELADDREWSEDRGLDWYLLHDPARAGVQRLVTDLNRAYRASPALWSQDTSPAGFRWIVADDQANNTVAFVRIGLDGAPLVCVANFSALPQDDYRIGLPRAGRWIEMINTDAGVYGGSGVGNLGAVQAESTPWHGLPASVTLRVPPLGALWLRPG from the coding sequence ATCGACGAGTTGATGGCCGGCCGTACCCACGACCCGCACGCGCTGCTCGGTGCCCACCCGGCCGACGGCCGTACGGTGGTCCGGACGCTGCGCCGCGGCGGCGCGGACCCGGTCCTGGTCGCCGACGGGCGCCGGGAGCCGATGCGCCGGGTCCACCCGGGCGGGGTGTTCGAGGCCGCCGTGCCCGGCGAGGTCGACGACTACCGGATCGAGGTCGACGGCCATCTGCACGACGACCCGTACCGGTTCGCCCCCACGCTGGGCGACCTGGACCTGCACCTGATCGCCGAGGGCCGGCACGAGCGGCTGTGGGAGGCCCTCGGCGCCCGGGTACGGACGGTGGACGGCACCACCGGGGTGGCGTTCGCGGTCTGGGCGCCGAACGCCCGCGGCGTGCGGGTGGTGGGCGACTTCACCGGCTGGGACCTGTACGGCGGCTGGCCGATGCGTTCGCTCGGCGCCAGCGGGGTCTGGGAGGTCTTCGTCCCCGGCGTCACGGCCGGAGCGCGCTACAAGTTCCGCATCCTCGGCCCGGACGGGACGTGGCGGGAGAAGGCCGACCCGATGGCCCGGCGCACCGAGATCCCGCCGGCCACCGCCTCGGTGGTGCACGAGTCCCGGTACGAGTGGGGCGACGCCGACTGGCTGGCCCGGCGGGCCGGGCGGCAGGCGCACCAGGAGCCGATGAGCGTGTACGAGGTGCACCTGGGCTCCTGGCGGCCCGGACTGTCCTATCGCGAGCTGGCCGAGCAGCTCACCGCGTACGTCACCGAGCTGGGCTTCACGCACGTGGAGTTCCTGCCGGTGGCCGAGCATCCGTTCGGCGGCTCCTGGGGTTACCAGGTGACCGGCTACTACGCCCCGACGGCCCGGTTCGGCGACCCGGACGACTTCCGCCATCTGGTGGACCGGCTGCACGCCGCGGGCGTCGGGGTGCTGCTGGACTGGGTGCCGGCGCACTTCCCGCGGGACGAGTGGGCGCTGGCCCGGTTCGACGGGACGCCGCTGTACGAGCACGCGGACCCGCGGCTCGGCGAGCACCCGGACTGGGGCACGTACGTCTTTGACTACGGCCGCCGGGAGGTCCGCAACTTCCTGGTGGCAAACGCGCTGTACTGGTGCGACGAGTTCCATGTGGACGGGCTGCGGGTGGACGCGGTCGCCTCGATGCTCTACCTGGACTACTCCCGCAGCGAGGGCCAGTGGCTGCCCAACCGGTACGGCGGCCGGGAGAACCTGGAGGCCATCGCGTTCCTCCAGGAGACCAACGCGACCGTCTACAAGCACCATCCGGGCGTGGTGATGGTGGCCGAGGAGTCCACCGCCTGGCCCGGGGTGACCCGGCCGACCTCGGCCGGCGGGCTCGGGTTCGGCTTCAAGTGGAACATGGGCTGGATGCACGACACCCTGACCTACCTGTCGAAGGAGCCCGTCCACCGGCAGTACCACCACCACCAGCTCACCTTCTCCCTGGTGTACGCCTGGAGCGAGAACTACGTGCTGCCGATCAGCCACGACGAGGTGGTGCACGGCAAGGGCTCGCTGGCCGGAAAGATGCCCGGGGACACCTGGCAGCGGCTGGCCAACGTCCGGGTGCTGCTCGCGCTGATGTGGGCGCACCCGGGCAAGCAGTTGCTGTTCATGGGCTGCGAGCTGGCCGACGACCGGGAGTGGAGCGAGGACCGCGGGCTGGACTGGTACCTGCTGCACGACCCGGCGCGGGCCGGCGTGCAGCGGCTGGTGACGGACCTGAACCGGGCCTACCGGGCCAGCCCGGCGCTGTGGTCCCAGGACACCTCGCCGGCCGGCTTCCGCTGGATCGTGGCCGACGACCAGGCCAACAACACCGTCGCGTTCGTCCGGATCGGTCTGGACGGGGCGCCGCTGGTCTGCGTGGCGAACTTCTCGGCCCTCCCCCAGGACGACTACCGGATCGGGTTGCCCCGCGCGGGCCGGTGGATCGAGATGATCAACACCGATGCCGGGGTGTACGGCGGCTCGGGGGTGGGCAACCTGGGCGCGGTGCAGGCGGAGAGCACGCCCTGGCACGGGCTGCCCGCCTCGGTCACGCTGCGCGTTCCACCGCTCGGCGCGCTCTGGCTGCGTCCCGGCTGA
- a CDS encoding cellulose binding domain-containing protein gives MLRRPLLSAILAALVVAAGTIVPAGSAMPAAIFTRVMPLGDSITGSPGCWRAILWNRLKDNGYINNVDFVGTLGPQGCGVPYDGDNEGHGGALVTTVADQDQLPPWLAATHPDVVLMHFGTNDVWSNRSTETILAAYSKLVDQMRASNPSMKILVAKILPMAPSNCAECGQRVVALNDAIPGWAASKTTPGSPIVVVDQWTGFSTAADTDDGVHPNATGDQKMSDRWYPALTAALSGSVTPSPTIPGTPTPTPTTGTPTPTPTTGTPTPSPTAPAGACAATYQRIGEWQGGFQGEVTVRNNGGTASHSWTAQVSFGAGQQISQAWSAQVSQSGGTATAHSVDWNGSIAPAGSTTFGFIGTWTGSNPAPTVSCTLG, from the coding sequence ATGCTCCGCAGGCCCCTGCTCAGCGCCATCCTGGCCGCGCTCGTCGTCGCGGCCGGCACGATCGTTCCCGCCGGATCCGCCATGCCGGCCGCGATATTCACCCGCGTCATGCCGCTCGGCGACTCGATCACCGGTTCTCCCGGCTGCTGGCGCGCGATCCTGTGGAACCGGTTGAAGGACAACGGCTACATCAACAACGTGGACTTCGTCGGCACCCTCGGCCCGCAGGGCTGCGGCGTGCCGTACGACGGGGACAACGAGGGCCACGGCGGCGCGCTGGTGACCACCGTTGCCGACCAGGACCAGTTGCCGCCCTGGCTCGCGGCCACCCACCCGGACGTCGTGCTGATGCACTTCGGCACCAACGACGTCTGGAGCAACCGCAGCACGGAGACCATCCTCGCCGCGTACAGCAAGCTGGTGGACCAGATGCGGGCCAGCAACCCCAGCATGAAGATCCTGGTCGCGAAGATCCTGCCGATGGCGCCGAGCAACTGCGCCGAGTGCGGTCAGCGGGTGGTGGCGCTCAACGACGCCATCCCCGGCTGGGCGGCGTCGAAGACCACCCCCGGGTCGCCGATCGTCGTGGTCGACCAGTGGACCGGGTTCAGCACGGCGGCCGACACCGACGACGGCGTACACCCGAACGCCACCGGGGACCAGAAGATGTCCGACCGCTGGTACCCCGCGCTGACCGCGGCGCTGAGCGGCAGCGTCACTCCCTCACCCACGATCCCCGGCACGCCCACCCCGACCCCGACCACCGGCACCCCCACGCCGACCCCGACCACCGGTACGCCCACGCCCAGCCCCACCGCGCCGGCCGGGGCGTGCGCGGCGACCTACCAGCGCATCGGCGAGTGGCAGGGCGGCTTCCAGGGCGAGGTGACGGTGCGCAACAACGGCGGTACGGCGTCGCACTCCTGGACCGCCCAGGTCAGCTTCGGCGCGGGACAGCAGATCAGCCAGGCGTGGAGCGCACAGGTGTCGCAGAGCGGTGGTACCGCCACCGCGCACTCGGTGGACTGGAACGGATCGATCGCTCCCGCCGGCTCGACCACGTTCGGCTTCATCGGCACCTGGACCGGCAGCAACCCGGCGCCCACGGTGAGCTGCACGCTCGGCTGA
- a CDS encoding C39 family peptidase: MKHRYPQQFRSSLRRPIGRVALVAAGVTVAGAVTGVSLIVAGGPDDRPVAPVRVAAAELAAPEAAPSTTAPAAAPATSSAAPEQTEAARKAAPTSAAPEPTESKPPTARTLKYDYQAQSTYYYCGPAATRIALTASGVRPSQDEVAAQLNTTESGTDSAQDTTRVLNRLAKTDFYSTREIPGTPGSGQIDRLQEDAVHAISTGHAMVANIVGSQVDTDGGWHDYSGGHYVAVVGYRDDGRVLKIADPAFVNGQSEYWVTTIDFANWMATRGYSA, from the coding sequence GTGAAGCATCGCTATCCCCAGCAGTTCCGATCTTCGCTGCGCCGGCCCATCGGCCGGGTTGCGCTCGTGGCCGCCGGCGTGACCGTGGCCGGCGCCGTGACCGGCGTCTCGCTGATCGTGGCGGGCGGGCCGGACGACCGTCCGGTCGCCCCGGTGCGCGTCGCCGCCGCCGAACTGGCCGCGCCCGAGGCGGCGCCCTCGACCACCGCCCCGGCGGCCGCGCCGGCCACCTCCTCGGCGGCCCCGGAGCAGACCGAGGCGGCCCGCAAGGCGGCACCGACCTCGGCCGCGCCCGAGCCGACCGAGTCCAAGCCGCCGACGGCCCGGACGCTGAAGTACGACTACCAGGCGCAGAGCACCTATTACTACTGTGGCCCGGCGGCGACCCGGATCGCCCTCACCGCCTCCGGCGTACGTCCCAGCCAGGACGAGGTGGCGGCGCAGCTCAACACGACCGAGAGCGGCACCGACTCGGCGCAGGACACCACCCGGGTGTTGAACCGGCTCGCCAAGACGGACTTCTACTCCACCCGGGAGATCCCCGGCACCCCGGGTTCGGGCCAGATCGACCGGTTGCAGGAGGACGCGGTACACGCGATCAGCACCGGACACGCGATGGTCGCCAACATCGTCGGCAGCCAGGTCGACACGGACGGCGGCTGGCACGACTACAGCGGCGGTCACTACGTGGCAGTGGTGGGCTACCGGGACGACGGTCGGGTCCTCAAGATCGCCGACCCGGCGTTCGTCAACGGCCAGAGCGAGTACTGGGTGACCACCATCGACTTCGCCAACTGGATGGCCACCCGGGGCTACTCGGCCTGA
- a CDS encoding lysozyme gives MTLFPRLRLRAKTGLSAALVAMMATAVTAFGAAPAEAAPSGLPGMDVSGWQGNVNWTTAWNNGARFAYVKATEGTYYTNPYFAQQYNGSYNVGMIRGSYHFARPDTTTGATQADYFIAHGGGWSKDGKTLPGALDIEYNPYGATCYGLSQASMRSWIASFVNRYHDRTGRWATIYTTTDWWTTCTGNTSQFASNNPLWIARYSSSVGTLPSGWGVYSFWQWSSSGTFPGDQNVWNGTLDRLKVLACNGTC, from the coding sequence ATGACCTTGTTCCCCCGACTGCGGCTACGGGCCAAAACCGGCCTGTCAGCGGCGCTCGTGGCAATGATGGCCACCGCCGTCACGGCCTTCGGCGCCGCGCCCGCCGAGGCCGCTCCCAGCGGCCTGCCGGGCATGGACGTCTCCGGCTGGCAGGGCAATGTCAACTGGACGACGGCGTGGAACAACGGCGCCCGGTTCGCCTACGTCAAGGCGACCGAGGGCACCTACTACACCAACCCGTACTTCGCCCAGCAGTACAACGGATCGTACAACGTGGGCATGATCCGTGGCTCGTACCACTTCGCCCGGCCGGACACCACCACCGGCGCGACCCAGGCCGACTACTTCATCGCCCACGGCGGTGGATGGTCGAAGGACGGCAAGACGCTGCCCGGTGCGCTGGACATCGAGTACAACCCGTACGGCGCGACCTGCTACGGCCTGTCCCAGGCCAGCATGCGCAGCTGGATCGCATCGTTCGTGAACCGGTACCACGACCGGACCGGCCGGTGGGCCACCATCTACACGACCACCGACTGGTGGACGACGTGCACGGGGAACACCTCGCAGTTCGCCTCGAACAATCCGTTGTGGATCGCCCGGTACTCCAGCAGCGTCGGCACGCTGCCGTCCGGCTGGGGCGTCTACTCGTTCTGGCAGTGGTCCTCCTCCGGGACCTTCCCCGGTGACCAGAACGTCTGGAACGGGACCCTCGACCGACTGAAGGTGCTGGCCTGCAACGGGACCTGCTGA
- a CDS encoding App1 family protein, whose translation MEDAIHQMVERRLRRRGWRPQIIAYTGYGGCGWARVMGRVLLSRIETRAPRRPEKLRGWRSFATLPAKHTPVLIEAGGRRHEARTDRSGVLDVRVEGTFEPGWAAVRIGTADASPVEAPIRVLDPEVRFGILSDIDDTVMVTALPRPLLAAWNTFVLDEHARMAVPGMAVLFERLATSHPGSPVFYLSTGAWNVAPTLSRFLSRHLYPAGPLLLTDWGPTADRWFRSGKEHKRATLARLSREFPEVRWLLIGDDGQHDQEIYAEFAAAHPQNVAGVAIRRLSPTQAVLAGGFPTPAGHPADTGPDGQRWLSAPDGAGLFQLLRRAGLV comes from the coding sequence ATCGAGGACGCCATCCACCAGATGGTCGAGCGGCGGCTGCGGCGCCGGGGCTGGCGGCCGCAGATCATCGCCTACACCGGGTACGGCGGTTGCGGCTGGGCCCGGGTGATGGGTCGGGTGCTGCTGAGCCGCATCGAGACCCGAGCCCCGCGCAGGCCCGAGAAGCTGCGCGGCTGGCGCAGCTTCGCCACGCTGCCCGCCAAGCACACGCCGGTGCTCATCGAGGCCGGCGGGCGCCGGCACGAGGCGCGGACCGACCGCAGCGGGGTCCTCGACGTGCGGGTCGAGGGGACGTTCGAGCCCGGCTGGGCGGCCGTCCGGATCGGGACCGCCGACGCCAGCCCGGTGGAGGCCCCGATCCGGGTGCTGGACCCGGAGGTACGGTTCGGCATCCTCTCCGACATCGACGACACGGTGATGGTGACCGCGCTGCCCCGCCCACTGCTGGCGGCCTGGAACACCTTCGTGCTCGACGAGCACGCCCGGATGGCCGTACCCGGGATGGCGGTGCTGTTCGAGCGGCTGGCCACCTCCCATCCCGGATCACCGGTGTTCTACCTGTCCACCGGTGCGTGGAATGTCGCCCCGACGCTCAGCCGCTTCCTGTCCCGGCACCTCTACCCGGCGGGGCCGCTGCTGCTGACCGACTGGGGACCCACCGCGGACCGGTGGTTCCGCAGCGGCAAGGAGCACAAGCGGGCCACCCTGGCCCGGCTGTCCCGCGAGTTCCCCGAGGTCCGCTGGTTGCTGATCGGCGACGACGGGCAGCACGACCAGGAGATCTACGCGGAGTTCGCGGCGGCGCACCCGCAGAACGTGGCCGGCGTGGCGATCCGCCGGCTGTCGCCCACCCAGGCCGTACTGGCCGGCGGTTTTCCCACCCCGGCCGGCCACCCCGCGGACACCGGACCGGACGGCCAGCGCTGGCTGTCCGCACCCGACGGCGCCGGCCTGTTCCAACTGCTCCGCCGCGCCGGCCTGGTCTGA